In the Arachis hypogaea cultivar Tifrunner chromosome 20, arahy.Tifrunner.gnm2.J5K5, whole genome shotgun sequence genome, TCTTCATTTTAGGTATTTGTTCCTTTCTCTCTTATCTTTGTTTTctcattgtcttttttttttatttaaatacaggTCGCCTACTACTTAAAATTGCGATATTATTGCCGCCTCTAGAATCTTGAGAATTCAtttcttaaattattttatataatgtaTCCGTTTATTATGGGAAAAAACAAAATAGTGACAActgatattataaaaaaaataattgtatgtGTGTCATTATTTGGTAAATAAAcgttgaaaaaaataatatagaaatgTACACGTATTTGTATCTCAAAATCTTTATATTCGCTTCGATGACGAACTAAATATTTAtatccttttaaaatttttggactGGTTATTACTTTCCTTTTTGCATTGAAGATCAGAATATTAATATGTCTGGTAGCAAGTAGCGTTTCCTGTGACAAAAGGATAAGAACTAAGAATATCATGGATGATGGATTATTGCACTCTTTTCGCAACGAAAAAAACTCGAAATAGTAGTAATTAATAAGTAGGACCACcagaaacaaaaaattaatacagaaacataacataaaaagaaaagttGGCCAGTATTTACTAAGtggaaaagtctagggccagcaattattttaaaaattggcCAGTATTTAAcatcaaaagaaaattgaatgatcccacactattgaatttaatttcgtaccattaaaaataatattgatggctaattgatggttaTAGAACACAAAAGTTATTGGCTCTCTAGCACCtgctgattttgaaaaatatgtgtaATATTACTATATTAGAAGTTTAGACATTGTTATTTTCAACTCTAATTACCATGCATTATATATGTACACAAGTTTCAGTGACACGAAATGATCGTGCACAATAGAAGAGAGAATgttagaaaaagaagcaaaaagcggATTCGTGCATAGACAGGTATCTGATACCAATAGTTAGTTCTTCTCATCACATCGTTTTCCTTTAATTCCGATCCTACCCGGAATTCAATATCCTAGACCTTAGTAATCTCTAAGATCTAAATGATATTATTAATAAGTAGTACATACTAATTATTTAGAAGAAAATGGATAATTAACTTGCGCTATAAGATCCTCtagatatatatatgtaaaaaagaaagagatcattttttttttcttgtaacaAGTTTTCAGTGCTTGAAAATTGGTAGGTTGGTTTTTCATGTACGTGGAAGAATTTGTTCTTGATTCCCGAATCAAGTTAACAATGTAATGTATATGCATGTGACTAGTTATTGCATTTGTTTCTTTTCAAGAGATAAAAAGGAAACTTCACACCCATTTTCCAATCACGTGAGCCatcataatattttaatttaattaggcgactaaagaatatattttaaataaatgccATCTAttgttagtataaaataattctaattaggtataaatattaaatttaattaattcttaTCTACtttattgcatatatatatatatatatatatatatatatatatatgaaattctttaaaattaaccatcaataataattaaaacgaagactcaataattaaaaattattaaataataatttaattaaatgtcttaattaacaattttatataaaaataactatgtGTAAATTTTTATCTATAATTAAACACAGCTGATAATCAAAAGTGAATTGGAGGGAATTAAGGAAGTTTTTGCACATatacatttttaaattatagtgTAAATTAATCCAATTATAGTGTATGTACGATACCAAGCATCGCACAAATCCAGAGGACTGTGATAGTGGTAACATAAATTTAACTATTTGTATCGTCTTCCCATGTTATTTTGTATTATCATGATCAAATTATGATTAAAATATAACCATTCAAATATGGAtcttctttattttgctttttctTCCAAAAAATGATATATCGTATATTGTATGTCGTAGTCATGATCAGTCAATATATTATAAATAGTGAATTCTAGTAATATTTTTCTAtagtaattataatatttataagtattattaaaattaaaatgatttttttatattttaataatattttttaaaatattataatcacCATAATTACTATAACATAATTTTATTAGAATGACTCATTATAAAAAGTCTCAAAACGATATGCAGTAATAAAGGTTTAAAGAGTAAGCTGATTGGGGAGGAACGGCTTAATTAAATTgatcaatcaattaattaattcaccCTATAgttctttaataaaataaaatatatagtaaggcacgtaattattttatatatataatatataaatataatgatGCATTATTAGAGTGAGAATGAAGCTAGAATTGCGGTGGTCACATGACACTCTTTCCAGGGCCTCATGCACTAGTCAGTGTATGTTACCACCGCCCTCTCTAGTTATAGTTAGTAATTGCTTACATATATCACACTCTATCAAATATcacatatatatgtatgtatagtaGCACACAGTTTTAGTAACAATACACTCCATTCACACTACTAGCAATGTTGCATTCTATCTTTTTGGTAGGTACCAGCATTGCTTTTATTAAATGTTATCATCACCAAAAAATTCTTGTGGTGAATGGATGTGGGGCAATATAtatgctatttttctttttttttttctccttttattaattatgaaatatGTTAAGTAAAACAAATGAGCTACGAGTGCTGGCTAGCTGCTTCTGATCTCACCTTAGAGTTAATAAATTAAAGGATAAATAGCTATTAATTGGGATTTAACTTGCATAATTGATCATTAGTATAAGATAATAGCTTGGTCAGATAAAGATTCTTTGACAACTCATTTTACTGAAAAACTTTTAATTAAGTCAGCAATTGACAGCTTGGAAAGCAATAAAAAGATTAAGCCATCGAAACTTTTGATGCTTTTGCTCGGCTTCTATCCATCGAgtgatattaaattattaataaatatttgatggtcataataattataaatttacggTAATAAATTAGAGTGCATTTTTATATATGTAAGATATTTATGCATTCTACAGGACCACACCCACGTTTTGTATGTCCaagtcaattttattttattttatttttaccatgatggaattcaattcaattaccCTAGTAATCATCACAAGCTACCATATCCGTTTTGCCCCACCACTGTCTCTATCAGCTGCAATAGCCAATAGAAGACAAATACTAAATAACAGTTTGGCCCTATGCTAAGTTGCTCAATTTTTTTCCCCAGAGAGTATATATTTACCGTGGTCAAATGTGATATCTAATCTTTTAGTCGCAAGTCATCTACTTAAGGACAGACAACTGACAATAAAATGCTTTTATTAGTTAAGAAATCAAGTGATAAAGTTGTCAAGTTCTTTTAAGAATTTGTTATTCCCTAatgaattgttatatatataaaagataaaatttaaatttttaatacttaaataataaataaattggcCACTCGATCAACCAAGTTGTTCAAATTTTAAGTGTCAATACAAATAAATATAGTTATAATTACCAACTAAAAAAATTACTGCTCTTCACTTTAGAATTAAGGAGTTACTATGATAGGTTGGGGGTTCAGATTTGATTCCATGATTAGCAAAGGCTTAATTAAATAAAGGAGAAATCAAAGCTAAATCTAGTTGAAAAAGCAAAGGTTAGATATTGGTGTCTCCATAGCAAGTCTTTTTACGGATCTTcagaaataaataagaggaaGCTACGTTTGTACCCATTCCAATGTATGTATAGTAGTACTTATGTATTTAAttgttaataatattataattgataaataatataATCCATGGTATTTAAATATAAGGTAACTAGCTAGGGTCCATAGCAATGGGTCCTTTTCAGAGGCATATAAACCTTCTAAGTTGTAACTACTAGTGTGTTTTTTCTCTCTCACTTTCTCATCACTTAGAtttaaaaagaaacaagaaaagaaggaagaattgTTGAATTTGTGGCGATGGAAGCTCAAGAGTTGTTTGAGCAGCAGCAAGACAATAATACCCCTAGTTCTGAGCATTTCATGGTTGAGGAATTCTTTGATTTCTCGAACGAAGAAGCAGCTACTGCTCCGTTTATtcccaacaccaccaccaactcCACCCACTCCTCCCCCACTGCCCTTGACAGCATCAATTCCTCTTCCTCGAACCCCAATTTCCTGACCGCCGACCTCTCCGTCCCGGTATATAAccaatttttattgttttattctgTTAATTCatcattttatataaataaatatgaaattaaGTATGACTTAGTTCTCACGTCCAACACATACAACAAAATTCCTGAAATTTCCCTTAACTTGTTTCCTTTTACATCGAaagagtaataataataataatatatttctaATTTGGAAAAACAGTACGATGATCTTGCTGAACTGGAATGGTTGTCCAATTTCACCGAGGAATCATTTTCGAGCGAGGACCTGCAGAGGATGCAGCTCATATCAGGCATAAAGGCCCGAAGCGACACCGAGGCCCGTGAATTCCACCACCAAGTCGAGCCCAACCGAGCCAACTCAATACTCAACCCACAACTGTCGGTTCCAGCTAAGGCCCGAAGCAAGCGCTCGCGTGGGCCTACATGCAACTGGAACTCCCGCCTCCTCGTGGTGTCCCCAACCACATCATCTTCCCAGCCCGAGCCCATGGCTCTTCCCAAGAAGCCCGTGGCAAGGAAGAAGGACAGCAGAGATGAAGAAGGGGAGGGCAGGAAGTGCCTGCATTGCGCCACAGACAAGACACCTCAGTGGCGGACAGGGCCCATGGGCCCAAAGACATTGTGCAATGCATGCGGAGTGAGGTATAAGTCGGGCCGGCTGGTGCCTGAGTATAGGCCGGCTGCCAGCCCGACTTTCGTGCTGACTAAGCACTCAAACTCGCACCGGAAGGTTCTGGAGTTGCGGCGCCAAAAGGAGATGATGCAGGCCCAGCAACAACATCAGCAGCAACTGcttcatcatcaccatcaccagAGCATTATGTTTGATGTCTCATCCAACGGTCAGGATTACTTGATCCATCAGCAACTGGGTCCCCATTTTGGCCACCTAATCTAGTCCGCTTCAATTCTAGAGTAGAATAGACTTCTCCGTGCAacttttcctaatttaatttcTAGCCATATAGTACttctttaccttttttttttttaatttgttagggATTTGTTTGATTGACTTCTTGCTTACTTAaaatccttttcttttcttttcatttttggcCTTTAACTTTTTTGAGTTTAATGTTTAATCTTTTATGGTGACTGATGTAGTGTTTTTTCAAGTCATCATTTTCACAGACTTGAAATGTTACAGCTTACACACATCAACATTCTCCTTTATATGTACTCAATTTCATTTTTGTATAATAGTTGCAGTAATAATGGGTAATGTTAGAATTACATgccatttttttttaacttaaaaaacaCAAGGATGTGTAAGAGGGAATTCTTAAGTTGTGAATTCAACTACAAaatgtgtgctattttattaatctttgATTCATGTAAAATTATCATTTTAGTAGATAGTTgggttaaaattaattttttttatatataattaaacataagCATAGAATTAAAGGGCATATTCATAGGCGCGGTACGAAATAAGGTACGAATTCTAAATCAGAATAAACCTCTCCAACAACAAGGATTATATTTACATACAAAAATCATTTTCAGTGAGTCCCAAAAAGAGTATGATTTTACTGAAACCCCTACAAGTACTAACCGAAACAAAACTCATGAGTAGATCTTTCAAGAGTAGTTGTTTTCTTTTTATGTAGGTGAAGTGCTAATTTATCAGGgatcaaaatttcatttaaaagttTTGCAGACTAGGGAACTAACTACTTAGAATAACCCAAATTAGTTAGTAGTTGTTTCTTTTAGATCTTTCAAGAGTTAAACCACTCTTGAATCACATCCATGACTTGCATCCTTTTATGCCCTCTATCCACATAGCATTCCTGACCATTTTATCTCATCACAGTAGATATGAAACTTAAGTATATCACAAGTATATCTACGTAGAAATTGTTTCGCTATTCTCATGAAACtagaagataaaatatttttttatgaagcaTCATTATGTAATAGAACTATTTTATTCaacattaatatataaataaccattttttttaactaatgtaATCTATAGATAAAGTgtggataaaaataatttttgtaacaCGCATTAAATGTATTGCAAAATTATGGAGATATTTTTCAAGTTAG is a window encoding:
- the LOC112784671 gene encoding GATA transcription factor 9, with product MEAQELFEQQQDNNTPSSEHFMVEEFFDFSNEEAATAPFIPNTTTNSTHSSPTALDSINSSSSNPNFLTADLSVPYDDLAELEWLSNFTEESFSSEDLQRMQLISGIKARSDTEAREFHHQVEPNRANSILNPQLSVPAKARSKRSRGPTCNWNSRLLVVSPTTSSSQPEPMALPKKPVARKKDSRDEEGEGRKCLHCATDKTPQWRTGPMGPKTLCNACGVRYKSGRLVPEYRPAASPTFVLTKHSNSHRKVLELRRQKEMMQAQQQHQQQLLHHHHHQSIMFDVSSNGQDYLIHQQLGPHFGHLI